Proteins found in one Syntrophobacterales bacterium genomic segment:
- a CDS encoding DEAD/DEAH box helicase produces the protein MNIPVLAPGARVLIRDAEWLVRKVDRTANGSQAVSVVGLSQIVKDREAIFLEEIDRIEPLNPADTDLVADTSSYYRDSLLFMESLLRQTPPTDEYLYIGHRGAMDIVPYQLDPAIQALKQPRQRILIADAVGLGKTIEAGILLSELIRRGKGKRILVLTVKSMLTQFQKELWSRFTIPLTRLDSVGLQRVRSRIPTNHNPFYYFDRAIISIDTLKQDAEYRTYLEKCYWDVIVIDEAHNVAARGTDSASLSMRYRLANLLKHRSDALIMLSATPHDGKPRAFASLMNMLNPTAIADPEDYGPEDIKGLFIRRFKKDIKDQVAKSFKERKIAVAKCQASPAEEKAFDVFTQMTFTRLDQRHTAGKLFKTTLEKALFSSPAACLQTIENRISHLQKEDGDNAVKDIQALQTLAEALQPVGPKNFSKYQKLLSVIRDPFHGFDWTGRDTKDRLVIFTERIDTLGFLAEHLPGDLGLKEDQIAILHGSLSDVDQQQIVEDFGREEAPVRLLLASDVASEGINLHFLCHRMIHFDIPWSFMCFQQRNGRIDRYGQEREPWIVYLMTESVSEKIKGDNRILELLITKDEQAVKNIGDPSALMGVYDMEEEERITAAAIEAGAGAADFENLLQKAPKDPLGLLMGNEIIPTGEGAPSAQKQMPSFFADDFSFFREALEYLKSFQPLQMVFDVPARTVNFALPLNLKHELEQRFRFLPPEIWPESGEFILSADRNQIMDEIRRTRKKEATWPKMHLLWDLHPLMRWLNDKLLAVFGRHQAPVLTLPGKLEAREVLFILSGIIPNRKSQPLIASWIGVRFLGGRFDAVVDFPAILVRTGLDGEKVPNQGKLFDKEALKKMLPEAIVKAGEWMHQRRKEFETMTDAKLNAQMAELDRLKQKRYRQLEFEFAKAAPTTRAQERKERDQREIDRIFAEYLSWIENSILTEDVPYIRVVAVLKGEA, from the coding sequence ATGAATATTCCTGTTCTCGCCCCCGGCGCACGGGTTCTGATCAGAGACGCCGAATGGCTTGTCCGCAAGGTGGATCGCACAGCCAACGGCAGTCAGGCTGTATCTGTGGTTGGGCTCTCCCAGATCGTCAAGGACCGGGAGGCCATTTTCCTGGAGGAGATCGACCGGATCGAACCCCTCAATCCCGCCGATACGGATCTCGTCGCCGACACCTCCAGCTATTACCGCGATTCTCTCCTCTTCATGGAAAGCCTGCTCCGGCAGACCCCTCCAACCGATGAGTATCTCTACATCGGCCATCGGGGCGCCATGGATATCGTCCCCTATCAACTCGATCCGGCCATCCAGGCCCTGAAGCAGCCCCGGCAGCGCATCCTGATCGCCGACGCCGTCGGCCTCGGCAAGACCATCGAGGCGGGCATCCTCCTGTCCGAGCTAATCCGTCGTGGAAAGGGAAAGCGCATCCTGGTCCTCACGGTAAAAAGCATGCTCACCCAGTTTCAGAAGGAACTCTGGAGCCGCTTCACCATTCCCCTTACGCGCCTCGATTCAGTCGGCCTTCAGCGGGTCCGTTCCCGCATCCCGACGAACCACAACCCCTTTTACTACTTTGATCGGGCGATCATCTCCATAGATACCCTCAAGCAGGACGCCGAATATCGAACTTACCTGGAAAAATGCTACTGGGATGTGATCGTTATCGACGAGGCCCACAACGTGGCCGCCCGGGGAACCGATTCCGCCTCCCTTTCCATGCGCTATCGCCTGGCGAACCTCCTGAAGCACCGATCGGACGCCCTGATCATGCTCTCGGCCACGCCCCATGACGGCAAGCCCCGGGCTTTCGCGAGCCTGATGAACATGCTCAACCCGACAGCTATCGCCGATCCGGAAGACTACGGCCCCGAGGATATCAAGGGACTCTTCATCCGCCGCTTCAAAAAAGACATCAAGGACCAGGTCGCCAAATCCTTCAAGGAGAGGAAGATCGCCGTGGCAAAGTGCCAGGCGTCTCCTGCGGAAGAAAAAGCCTTCGACGTTTTTACCCAGATGACCTTTACCCGTCTGGACCAGCGGCATACGGCCGGCAAGCTCTTCAAGACCACCCTGGAAAAGGCCCTCTTTTCCAGCCCGGCGGCCTGCCTCCAGACCATTGAAAACCGGATCTCGCACCTGCAAAAGGAAGACGGAGACAATGCGGTCAAGGATATCCAGGCGTTGCAAACCTTGGCCGAGGCACTTCAGCCCGTGGGGCCGAAAAACTTCAGCAAATATCAGAAGCTCCTCTCCGTCATCCGGGATCCCTTTCACGGTTTTGACTGGACCGGGAGAGATACCAAGGACCGTCTGGTGATCTTCACCGAACGGATCGATACCCTGGGTTTTCTCGCCGAACATCTGCCCGGCGATCTGGGTCTCAAAGAGGACCAAATTGCCATCCTGCATGGCAGCCTTTCCGACGTAGATCAACAGCAGATCGTCGAGGACTTCGGCCGCGAGGAGGCGCCTGTCCGGCTTCTCCTCGCTTCGGATGTGGCCTCCGAGGGGATTAACCTCCATTTTCTCTGCCATCGGATGATCCATTTCGACATCCCCTGGTCCTTCATGTGTTTTCAGCAACGCAACGGCCGGATCGACCGATACGGCCAGGAGCGGGAGCCCTGGATAGTCTATCTGATGACGGAAAGCGTCAGCGAGAAGATCAAGGGAGACAACCGCATCCTGGAACTGCTGATCACGAAAGACGAGCAGGCCGTAAAGAACATCGGCGATCCCTCGGCCCTGATGGGCGTCTATGACATGGAAGAGGAAGAGCGGATCACCGCCGCCGCAATCGAGGCGGGGGCCGGCGCAGCCGACTTCGAGAACCTCCTGCAGAAGGCGCCCAAGGACCCCCTCGGCCTGCTTATGGGAAACGAGATCATCCCAACGGGCGAAGGAGCGCCAAGTGCCCAGAAGCAAATGCCCTCGTTCTTTGCGGACGATTTTTCCTTCTTCCGCGAGGCGCTCGAATACCTGAAGAGCTTTCAGCCCCTGCAAATGGTCTTTGATGTCCCCGCCCGGACGGTCAACTTCGCCCTCCCCCTGAACCTGAAGCATGAGTTGGAGCAGCGGTTCCGCTTCCTTCCACCGGAGATCTGGCCGGAAAGCGGGGAGTTCATCCTTTCTGCCGACCGCAATCAGATCATGGATGAGATTCGCCGGACCCGCAAGAAGGAGGCGACCTGGCCGAAGATGCATCTCCTCTGGGACCTTCATCCCCTGATGCGCTGGCTCAACGACAAACTCCTGGCTGTCTTTGGCCGCCATCAGGCCCCCGTCCTGACCCTGCCGGGGAAACTGGAAGCGAGGGAAGTCCTCTTTATCCTCTCCGGGATCATCCCCAACCGGAAAAGCCAGCCCCTGATCGCCTCCTGGATCGGGGTCCGTTTTCTGGGCGGCCGGTTTGACGCCGTCGTTGATTTCCCGGCCATCCTGGTGCGGACAGGACTGGACGGTGAGAAAGTTCCCAACCAAGGCAAACTGTTCGACAAAGAGGCCCTCAAAAAGATGCTCCCCGAGGCCATTGTCAAGGCCGGGGAATGGATGCACCAGCGGCGCAAAGAGTTTGAAACCATGACGGATGCCAAGCTCAACGCTCAGATGGCCGAATTGGATCGCCTCAAACAGAAGCGGTATCGGCAATTGGAGTTTGAGTTCGCCAAGGCGGCGCCGACCACCCGCGCCCAGGAGCGCAAGGAGCGGGACCAGCGAGAGATCGACCGCATCTTTGCTGAATACCTGTCGTGGATCGAAAATTCCATCCTTACAGAGGATGTCCCCTATATCCGGGTGGTCGCCGTGCTGAAAGGAGAGGCGTGA